A genomic window from Gossypium hirsutum isolate 1008001.06 chromosome D12, Gossypium_hirsutum_v2.1, whole genome shotgun sequence includes:
- the LOC107946203 gene encoding transcription factor TCP20, which produces MEPKGKGKGKGSNHHPQEVPTCLTPQKAENNKPAEIKNLQIMIASKDDNKKQLAPKRSSNKDRHKKVDGRGRRIRMPALCAARIFQLTRELGHKSDGETIQWLLQQSEPSIIAATGTGTIPASALAAAGASVCAQGNSVSAGLHTKMGLGACTGSKDRNNWAMLGGNLGRSQIPSGAWSSSNGIGSGLVQVSEQSTSASNFGNENSNHIHHNYGFQGLEFPNMNMGFVSFSSLLNGSNLQVPGLELGLSQDPHFGVSNSQAFSHFYQQIGQQRGGVRPLNQQQIVADKDNSQGSKQ; this is translated from the coding sequence ATGGAGCCTAAGGGCAAGGGCAAGGGCAAGGGCTCAAATCATCATCCACAAGAGGTGCCCACCTGCTTGACTCCTCAGAAAGCAGAGAACAATAAACCTGCAGAAATAAAAAACTTGCAAATCATGATTGCGAGCAAAGATGACAACAAGAAGCAACTAGCTCCCAAGAGAAGCTCAAACAAAGACAGGCACAAGAAAGTAGATGGCAGAGGTAGAAGAATAAGGATGCCTGCTCTGTGCGCCGCCAGGATTTTCCAATTGACCCGAGAATTGGGTCACAAATCCGATGGCGAGACAATTCAGTGGCTGTTGCAGCAATCGGAACCATCTATCATTGCTGCAACTGGAACTGGGACGATTCCCGCTTCAGCTCTGGCGGCTGCTGGAGCCTCTGTTTGTGCGCAGGGGAACTCTGTTTCTGCTGGTTTGCATACCAAAATGGGACTGGGGGCATGTACTGGGTCCAAAGATAGGAATAATTGGGCAATGTTGGGTGGTAATTTAGGAAGATCCCAAATCCCAAGTGGGGCATGGTCTTCTAGTAATGGAATTGGATCAGGGCTTGTTCAAGTTTCAGAGCAATCCACATCAGCTTCAAATTTTGGGAATGAAAACTCCAATCATATCCACCACAACTATGGGTTCCAGGGGCTTGAATTTCCAAATATGAATATGGGTTTTGTGAGTTTTTCGTCGCTGCTCAACGGTAGTAACCTCCAGGTTCCAGGTTTGGAGCTTGGGCTTTCACAGGATCCGCATTTTGGAGTGTCTAATTCCCAAGCTTTTAGCCACTTTTACCAGCAGATTGGGCAGCAGCGAGGTGGTGTACGTCCCTTGAATCAGCAGCAGATTGTTGCTGATAAGGATAACTCCCAGGGATCCAAGCAGTAG